A section of the Sulfurovum riftiae genome encodes:
- a CDS encoding response regulator transcription factor: protein MEKNIEIVIIEDEEDILELLEYHLSKEGYAVTGFLSTENVEQFLEEETPALMLVDRNLPGTEGSEFVAYLRDIGYDIPVIFLTAKDQESELEEGFTAGGDDYICKPFNPRELTLRVKALLKRSGALQEQERLKYRELTMDLSKKKLFVNDEPVSLTNLEFNLLHTFMKNVDKPLTRDYLRQEAWGQDGEGVNDNAVNVAINRLKNKIDPDGQQNYFHPVWGVGYKFH from the coding sequence ATGGAAAAAAATATAGAAATTGTCATTATTGAAGATGAAGAGGATATTCTGGAGCTTCTGGAGTACCACCTCTCCAAAGAGGGTTATGCAGTGACCGGTTTCCTCTCGACCGAGAATGTCGAACAGTTCCTCGAAGAGGAGACACCTGCCCTGATGCTGGTCGACCGGAACCTTCCGGGAACGGAAGGGAGTGAGTTCGTCGCCTATCTTCGGGATATCGGGTATGATATTCCCGTTATCTTCCTTACCGCAAAAGACCAGGAGTCCGAGCTTGAAGAGGGCTTTACCGCAGGGGGTGACGACTACATCTGTAAACCTTTCAACCCCAGAGAGTTGACACTGCGTGTCAAAGCCCTGCTGAAACGATCAGGGGCACTGCAGGAGCAGGAACGACTCAAGTACAGAGAGTTGACAATGGATCTCTCAAAAAAGAAATTGTTCGTCAATGATGAACCTGTCTCCCTGACCAACCTTGAATTCAATCTGCTGCATACGTTCATGAAGAATGTGGACAAGCCGCTTACGCGTGACTATTTGCGTCAGGAGGCATGGGGGCAGGATGGCGAAGGAGTCAATGACAATGCGGTCAATGTCGCCATCAACCGCCTCAAGAACAAGATCGACCCGGATGGTCAGCAGAACTACTTCCATCCCGTATGGGGTGTCGGGTATAAATTTCATTGA